A part of Biomphalaria glabrata chromosome 3, xgBioGlab47.1, whole genome shotgun sequence genomic DNA contains:
- the LOC106055837 gene encoding proton-coupled folate transporter-like, which produces MNSASLETDPLLSNSISIQPENKESKRKCVRATICLSVIVVIFFLSYIVTVIIYNPYLYDIIARDFPNFNGTSQTPCLANMSAVSFNTTGKKIQEEIFRRVATIELYLNLTNYLVAILPILILGPLTDRYGRKVSFLFALSGTMIKQVVYLVVIYKDISPYWLLLGHLCDGLGGSFGGMLTSIFSVISDISDPGKKRSMHIAFTEAIQTISASGGQMLIAQWIKVSYTQPLWYGLALAGLCLFLIIFCLPETSEKVRFIVPAQLNGTSCCSSVYQAICSCFHMVRKSVTIYMRDDTGRKRLSKRRLVIAIFTLTVAVNFSLPGVQALYLMKFPLCWSATKVNMFYGGSLVSNWVAILCLLAILQRVFNMPDRGVAIIGVISSGVACAFLSLATNDAMVYEVAVLNMCTRVIVPMLRSVVTGLVDHTEQGAVYAGMGCIETIAASVFSLAANRIFYATLSVWAGLIFAVFSGIMFCALVLLIILNVLMSRATSLRRTCRTVNRELINPDLDSDPSW; this is translated from the exons ATGAATTCTGCTTCACTTGAAACTGATCCATTGTTGTCAAATAGCATCAGCATTCAACCTGAGAACAAAGAGAGTAAAAGAAAGTGTGTTCGAGCCACTATCTGTCTTAGTGTCATAGTAGTCATCTTTTTCCTGTCATATATAGTCACAGTGATTATATACAACCCATATCTCTATGATATT ATAGCTAGAGATTTTCCTAATTTCAATGGTACAAGCCAAACACCTTGTCTGGCTAATATGAGTGCAGTCAGCTTCAACACAACTGGCAAGAAG ATTCAGGAAGAAATCTTCAGAAGAGTTGCAACCATTGAACTCTATCTCAATCTGACCAACTACCTTGTGGCTATCCTTCCCATCCTTATCCTTGGTCCACTCACTGACCGGTATGGgcgtaaagtttcatttctcttTGCA CTGTCTGGTACAATGATAAAACAGGTGGTCTATCTTGTGGTCATTTACAAAGACATCTCACCCTACTGGCTACTACTTGGACACCTTTGTGATGGTCTTGGAGGCAGTTTTGGTGGCATGTTGACCTCAATATTTAGTGTCATCTCCGACATAAGTGACCCTGGTAAGAAGAGGTCAATGCATATTGCCTTTACAGAGGCTATTCAGACTATATCAGCATCAGGAG GTCAGATGCTAATCGCTCAGTGGATTAAGGTCAGTTATACTCAACCCTTGTGGTACGGTTTGGCTTTGGCAGGATTGTGCCTGTTCTTGATCATATTCTGTCTTCCAGAAACATCAGAAAAAGTCAGATTTATTGTCCCTGCTCAGCTGAACGGTACTTCCTGCTGCAGTTCAGTTTATCAAGCTATTTGCTCTTGCTTTCATATG GTGAGGAAGAGTGTCACTATTTACATGAGAGATGACACAGGAAGAAAAAGATTATCAAAAAGACGTTTAGTCATAGCCATTTTTACTTTAACTGTAGCAGTCAACTTTTCTCTGCCTGGAGTtcag GCTTTGTATCTGATGAAGTTTCCTCTGTGTTGGTCTGCTACCAAGGTCAACATGTTCTATGGTGGATCTCTGGTCAGCAATTGGGTAGCCATCTTGTGTTTGCTGGCAATATTGCAGAGAGTCTTCAACATGCCTGATCGAGGAGTGGCCATTATAGGTGTTATTTCCAGTGGAGTGGCCTGTGCTTTTCTTTCCTTGGCCACTAATGATGCAATGGTCTATGAGG TTGCTGTCTTGAATATGTGTACAAGAGTTATTGTTCCTATGTTGAGGTCAGTTGTCACTGGTTTAGTGGACCACACAGAACaag GAGCAGTGTATGCTGGGATGGGTTGTATTGAGACTATTGCAGCCAGTGTGTTCAGTCTAGCAGCTAACAGAATTTTCTACGCTACTTTATCTGTATGGGCTGGACTGATCTTTGCAGTTTTCTCTGGCATTATGTTTTGTGCCTTGGTATTACTTAT aATTTTAAATGTTCTGATGTCCAGAGCTACATCTCTAAGAAGGACATGCCGCACGGTTAACAGAGAACTTATAAATCCAGACTTGGATTCAGATCCATCTTGGTGA
- the LOC129925261 gene encoding uncharacterized protein LOC129925261 — MPTKGYVFGKKKRYCKPRGRHASKTNAQLQSSVLDTAGSEAATTQPASAAERKISLTAVTNADNTNKRLPEDFIYIMMNSMQLTTMVSLLCCPHCFDNKLTMCITQSKGMAHLIKIKCLNCETYLWSDWTSKKSNDVHLDINVRAVAALKESGISHSKFDRFCGLMSMPCMHRNTYNNLANIVNTAIIEAGEECMIRASAVVHGRNISQPLTTDERISSTGCPVITVSFDGTWHKRGHSSHSGIGTVIDFDTGLVIDTEVLSNYCHVCDSNSAELNFDASKHMCQKNFSGSANAMEAAAASKIFSRSVASRKLVYGTMLCDGDSKSHSSAITNSGYDVEILKEDCINHISKRMFNALNNLKMSNKKELNYRLTKPKITNYYSKALRQNAPDIQKMKLAVMGSFFHMMSSDLDHNHRLCPDGATSWCHFKRSEALKQPYKKHNQTITSEIGKLLFPIIKRLTDTDLLKRCSRMGTQNANESFHSLIWQRCPKTEFASLKTVRAATYLAVLAFNNGPVGIRSVFDILGIPWTLKNISSSEKKQNVKLQLVRKRKSIALVSRRKNLKKRRIEHEHRAEVLEGPTYQSGHFNE; from the exons atgccaacaaaaggttatgtgtttggaaagaaaaaacgttactgtaagcccagaggacgacatgcttcaaagacaaatgcacaattacaaag ctCTGTTTTGGATACAGCTGGATCTGAAGCAGCAACAACACAGCCTGCAAGTGCAGCTGAGCGAAAAATATCCCTAACTGCAGTTACTAACGCTGATAACACCAATAAGAggctgcctgaagatttcatatacatcatgatgaattcaatgcaattgaccacaatggtctccttgttgtgctgtccacattgcTTTGACAACAAATTAACTATGTGCATCACACAATCAAAAGGCATggctcatttgattaaaatcaaatgccTAAATTGTGAAACATATTTGTGGTCCGACTGgacctcaaaaaaaagtaatgatgttcatctggatattaatgtccgcgctgtcgctgcattaaaagaatctggaatctcgcattctaaatttgataggttttgtggacttatgagtatgccctgcatgcacagaaatacttataacaatctagctaacatagtcaatactgctataattgaagctggtgaagaatgtatgattagggcatctgctgttgtgcatggaagaaacatttcacaacctCTAACTACAGATGAAAGAATAAGTTCAACAGGCTGTcctgttattacagtttctttcgatgggacttggcataaaaggggccactcatctcattcaggaattggcacagttattgattttgatacTGGACTCGTCATCGACACCGAAGTCCTATCAAATTATTGCCATGTTTGTGACTCAAACTCTGCAGAACTAAACTTTGATGCCTCTAAgcatatgtgtcaaaaaaacttcagtggCTCAGCAAATGCAATGGAGGCCGCAGCAGCATCCAAAATCTTTTCGCGCTCTGTGGCATCCAGAAAACTTGTTTATGGCACGATGCTGTGTGATGGCGATAGTAAATCGCATTCATCTGCCATTACCAACTCAGGAtatgatgtagaaatcttaaaagaggactgcattaaccacatctcaaaaagaatgtttaatgctttgaacaatttaaaaatgtctaacaaaaaagaactaaattataggcttacaaagccaaaaattacaaattactaTTCCAAAGCTCTGCGCCAAAATGCTCCCGACAttcaaaaaatgaagctggctgttatgggctcattttttcatatgatgAGCTCAGACCTAGATCATAACCACAGGTTGTGTCCTGATGGCGCTACATCTTGGTGTCACTTTAAGAGATCAGAGGCACTAAAACAGCCATATAAAAAACACAACCAGACCATCACATCAGAAATAGGTAAACTGTTATTTCCTATAATTAAAAGACTAACAGACACAGATCTGTTAAAAAGATGTTCTAGAATGGGAACACAAAACGCCAATGAATCTTTTCATTCCCTCATTTGGCAAAGATGCCCCAAAACAGAATTCGCATCATTAAAAACAGTAAGGGCTGCGACATACCTTGCTGTTTTAGCCTTCAATAATGGACCTGTTGGCATCAGATCAGTTTTTGACATATTAGGCATTCCCTGGACACTAAAGAACATTTCTTCTAGtgagaaaaagcaaaatgtcaaactacagcttgttagaaaaagaaaatcaatcgcattagtgtccaggagaaaaaacttgaaaaaacgaagaattgagcatgagcaccgggcagaggttctagaaggtccaacctatcaatcaggccattttaatgaatag